A window of Podarcis muralis chromosome 10, rPodMur119.hap1.1, whole genome shotgun sequence genomic DNA:
cctccagatgttttgggactacaactcccatcatccctgaccactggtcctgttagctagggatgatgggagttgtggtcccaaaacatctggaggaccgagtttgcctatgcctgctccattttaatagtttttattgactgcatttctatcccacctttcctcgaGGGGGCGTACAGTATTCTCCCgctctccacaacaaccctttgtggtaggttaggctgagacactggcccaaggtcacccagtgagcttcctggcgagtagggatttgaaccctgctctcccaggcacTCTAACCGCTATCCGCGCTGTCtttagcaatgggggggggggggaaatgcccccACCAAGTGGGGGAAAGGCGGTTATGCGATCCTTCACCAGATGCGCAGGTGTCAAGTTCAGGTTACCCCCTCGGAAGGCGAGGTCTCGCCCACACCCTGGGCAGAAAGCGGCCCTTCCGACTCGACGGGGCGCGCTCCTTCGGATTCCCAGCTGCCCGCGATGGGAAGCGGCGCGAAGCTCGTGCCTTTGGTGATATTGGCGATCTAATCGCCTCTGGGTTCAGATATTGCCCTGAGGTTGCGATGCGTTTGCCTGCTAATGAAAAGGCCAGAGGGAGAGGGCTTCGACCACAAGTAAATGTAAGTGAGCAagaaaagcaggagagagagagagagagagagagagagagagagagagagagagagagagacggcgtAAAGCGAGACACAACTTCCGTGCATCCATGCAACAAGAGAATGTTAGTTCTGGGTGAGACCCGTTGTGCTCACTGGGGCTTATTTCGGAGTCAGTCTGCCTGGACTCGGTCTGTACGTGGAGCGCAGATGaagctgctttcctcttctctccccctccaggTTACATAAGATACGTAATTTAGAAAGGCGCAGGGGGGGCGGATAACAAAGGCTGTATTTGGGTGTTTTTGAAGGGCTGGGAGTTCAATTCAGTTCTAGTACTCATAACGAATTCCGACGTTCAGGCTTCTTTCATTCGAAGTCAGGGGTTCCCAGACCTTTCTGccccacagaccacttgaaaattgctgggggGTCTTGACGGacctttctgcctgttgtagcagccGCGGCAATGCGCTCTGTTACATGCTGTGCGATTTTGCATTGTCCGTGCTTCTTCAGTTTCTTATACATTGCAGTTAATTGCAGACTCCaaactgtaatacaataaaatgcaatactgTCTTCGACCCTAAATTCACAGGCATGTCCTGAGTGAAGCTTGTCTCGTGTTCCAAtgggagggttgccatatttcaaaaagtaaaattcttgagcttttttaaggaaaccaccgACATTGTTGAAGCTTTTATTTTTGGGAACAAACAGAAAAATAGTGATATTAAGCCTTTGGAGCTGCTTGCGCTGCTTTTTCCATCGGGAttttcctgacattttgccaattcggcAAAATTTCCccctgatgccatttttacacccgaaaaccaggacatcTCAGGAATTTTCCTGAGGTATGGCAAGCCTAGCCAAtggccacagtttgggaacctctgttaAGTGTATGTCTTTTGCACCAAACTCCACTTGGTGGATCTGAGCAGTTctagctttctttttaaaaataaaaaagtagatCCCTTTAGTCTGAAATCATCCCTTCCGTCTCCTAAAAGAGTCGCTTTAACAGGGGCCCATctgcactagacatttaaagcattatcatacAGCTTTAAACTGCTACGGCTTCCccgcaagaattctgggaattgtagttcgttaagggtgctgaaagtgcGGCagtcccctcccagaactacaattcccagaatttccTAGCGAGATAAATGTTAAAACACCCTAGGAAacgggaataggagtctcctgacaactcttagTATGCTTAAGGAACTAGAGTTCCAAGGATTTTTCGTGGGAAACTCTGATTGTTTAGAGGGGTATGATACTGATTTAAATgtctagtgcagatggggcctgaatTATTCTCTGCCTGAAACGGGGAGGGTTTTTCTGCGACCTTAAGCACCCCTGGCCTAGGCTTCCGGTCTTCCTCGTTTCTTCTTTCCCTTGGAAGAAGATTTTGGAATTCGTCTGATTTGCCTGCCCAGGAGAAGCGACCCGCTCCTGGTTTGGGCTTAGGTAGAGGGCACATTGCCAAGCAATCCTTCTCTGGGCCGTTTCTGGTAGAATCTGGCGCTACTTTTCTTTCTGGATTCTCTAGCAAAACTGTAAGGGTAGATGTTACTGGTGGTGACAGGGACGCTCTTTGAAACGTCCTCACTGCTGAGTCAGACTCATTTGCTTCCTCAAGACTCTGGGCAATGGGCACGTACTTCGAGATACAGTAAAGAGCCGGTTTTAGGATAAGGGAGCAAACGGATTGACTGGTGAGCGAGCGCGCACCAGTCCGGCAGACCTTTTTTCCGAGGAAACAAGCTTAGGATGGAAACCTTTTATAGTTGTGGTGCCTTGAAAAACCAAAGCCGTATATAAGATGACAGGTTTCGCTTCCTCCGATGCAGAAAGCTGCGGTTCTTTAGGTTGAGAGCCAGCCGGGCTGGACATGATGGGCCTGAACTTCTACACAAACTTGCCTACGATCCAGCTGCAATTCTATACTGCCAAGTTCTTACGGAACGCAAGAAGATTTCCTTTTCAATCAACCAGCCTAGGATGACCACGCGTGACTGGAATTCTGCGCACTTGCGCAGAGCGATCCTACGCACTTACAGTCCCATCTGCTTCCAGGAGGGACTTACTCCCAAATTTATGCATGTAGGGCTGTTGCCTAACTTTGTAGAGTTTCAAGGGCAGAAGTGCTTCGGAGAAGCATTCCGAAGTAACGCTGCATTGTAGCGTCCAAGCTTTCGGCTTGGAAAGGGAGATCTTTTCCCTTCCAGGCGACACCTTCCATTTCAGCCTAGCCTGTTCTCTTTACTCTCTGGCTCTTTATCTCACACACTCCTTCTTTTCACTGTAAAACCAAACACCGGAATCCGGCGCTGGATTGCCCAAACTCCTCCTCAGTCCGGCGTTGTCTTAACGGCAGAGCCAGTAATTGCCGCTTTGGGACCCGGTTTCCTACGCTCCAGCGACGACGCGGCGTGTCGTTTCGCCTCCTCCCAAACACATGTCAGAGAAAAGTCGATCTCAGAAAGACCAGGAGCGAGCCAGCTGTTGAGGCGCTAAGGAAGCGAAAGCTTCGCCTGAAATAGTTCCCAGCCGAGGGGTGGAGCGCAGGAGGCGAGGAGCCGAATCCATCCCCTTTAAAATTCGACGGCGAGGGATTGATGGAGGGCGCGGCGAGGTGCCCCAGAAGTAAATGGGGAGTCGGGCAGATaagatatttttattaaataataaacagATAAATATAATAGGAGGGAGATAAGTGACCAAAATATTTCCTTGTCGCCCAGGTGAGCCAGTTCACCTGTACGCTGAAACCAGCCTGGTTTGCCCCCTCGCGCCACAACTGCGCCCGTCTGGCGTCTGCCTCGGGGGCCGAGGGAAGGGAACCTGAGCTTCCCTCGGGTTGCGCCAACCCATCTGCTGTGGGGAAGGGCTCCCTGAGAGAAAAACCCCACCTCCCCGCTGGAAGGGAGTAAATGCAGGACTCATTGGGCGTCGGGGGAAAGGGCTTGCCGCGTCTCGTTAGACCTGCACGGTCTTTCGACGGATCCCAGCTAACGCAGAGCTGCCCACGAGTCCCATTAAATGCTAGGGAGGGGGGATTATGCTGTGATGTATTTAAGAGGCCAGCCTGACGACCGTTGTCGCGTATATTCTAGTTGTGGGGATGGAATGAGGAGGGGGCGGACCGTGTGCGCCCCCTCGAGCTCCTTGACGAAAAAGGGTGGGGTAGGCATGCAATAAAGGAAGGAATGAATACATAGAATTCTTATCCCAAATGCCCTTAAAAGAGAAGCACCCGCAAAGAGCTTTACGGCATTTCTCCTGTGGGGCACGGGACCAGCCACTCGCGGTGGGCATGGGACGGGTATGtggaaaggaaagaaatattCCACGCCTCTCTAGTCCCACTTGAGTTACAAAGCTTAATGCGTCGCGATCGTTTTTGGAGCGTTTGTAATATAtgttggtggtttgtttgattgattttggttttttttgtccaGTACAATCGgtgggtgtgttttttcttaATTCATTCCTTTGTGCTTAGGATGCTATTAGGAAATATTGGATTTAATACACAAGCCAAACCCGCATTCTGCTGCCCTTTTGCGTCCTCTCGGCGGAGGAAATCCAGGCCCGCGCCTTCCCCGGCCTGTTTACATAGCCCTTGGCCCCGGGGACCGAAAGAGAGATTTGTCGTTAATTAGTGGATCATCTGAAAGCGGAGAGTCTCCAAACCAATTTGCCCCGAAACGGCCCTGTAATAGCCCTGCAATTCACTTCCTTGGGCTCGTTCCAAATTTGAAGGGTGGAGGGTGTCTTCCGACGGCAAAGCCTCGCTCGCTCCCGCCATTCAGCCGGAGCTGGCTACGTTTAGCAACTCACAAGCGAGAGAACCGGGATCTGTTTCTCTTTTAAACCTAAGAGAATCCGCGTGGTTTCTGTTTGGTTAATGAAACTGTTTTAAAGCTAAACGCTAGCTTGTTCCCGGGAGCTCTGAAAAGTACCAAAAGCTCCGAAAGGTTCCTTTGAAGGAACACCTCGCTATTTAGAGCACAGCGAGGCTGTGTTGCTAAGCAGCCTCTAGAAAGCAGGTTGGACTGAAAGCCCAGTCTGAGGTGAGATGGGGAAAATGACTCCAGAAATTCCCTTACTCGCTGGGTGAGCAATCTGGAGCCATCAAAATCGACGGCGGTGGGGGAACCACCTCTTCCTCGTTGATTTCAACGTGATCTCTCACTGTAGCCTCCCGAGTTCTCGCTGGGAGAGCTGACCTCTGGTTTTCGCGCTGGGCATTTTGCCgtctgtctctccccacccccaatttgcaGTGGTTGGGGTCGTCCTTGCTTGAATAGCTATTGAAAGTTTGGTCTTGAGCGAGGCCATCATCCTCAACGCTCCGGAAACCTGTGTCTCCCCGACGGCTTCCTCCTTTGCATCCGGCTTGCCCGTCTGCACTGGGACGCCCCGTCTAACACCCGTTCGGAGCTGCAGCCGCCGCCGACAGCCCCGCGCTTTTCCTCCGGAAAGCGAAGCGTTTTTGTTTCTTGGGAAGGGCGGCGCGTTTGTCAAAAGGCCAGGCGTCCAAAGGACTACCTCCGAAGTGGCACCgagaaaggagggaagggagggaggaaagaaggagcaGACCCGGGGCAGAAGCAGAGCAGCCAAGACGCGCGCCCAGGTGCGCAGCGCGGGGATGTCGGCCTGGGCTGAAACTGACAAGCAGGCAGCGCAACTACCCCTCCTTTGTCCGAGAGAAGCCCATCGCCGTGGCCCCCCAATTTCCCTGATTTAGAGGTCACGCCGCGAATTGTCTTTCCTTTTATGATTATAAAGGAAAAGATGAtgtcatttaaaggcaaacaagaccattgatctGGAGGCCTCTGAAGCCTGTGTAAGGTAAGGAGACTGGGAATaataggaggggagaggagaaggagggggagacccagaggcggagggggaggggagagccacCTCCTTCCCtctgggcggggggaggaggcggaggaggatcGGGCGCCAATGGAAAGTAGCCTCCTGATCTTGGgagcggggagggaagggggttccactttcctcccccccccccttctcctcctaaTGCCTGTTGGAAGCGAATTGAGCAATTATCTAGTTTACCTTCTCCTCTTGGAAGTTAACGATTGGCGGGATCGTGGCTGCTGCTATTGACCCAACACTTTCCATTGAGAGAGAAAACGAGGGAGAGAGGCGAGGAGGAGCAGACAGGGGCGACCGTCCCCCGCCAAAGGCGCGCAGAGGCGGCGATGGGCCGGCACGAGTCCGTCGGGATGCGCAGGCTGGTGCTGCCGCCGGCCGTCGAGATGGAGAGGCAGCTGTCGGCGGTTCTGGAGGCGGTCCAGACGGCGAGCGAAACGGCGAGGGCGGCAGCGGCGGTGGGCttggtgtgggcatcggaggacgaGGCGTCGCGGGTGGCAgcagccgcgcggggctccgtcGGCTCGGCTCAGTGAGCGGGCTGCGGAGGGGCAAAGGCAGCTGGAGAGGCGCCCAGGAAAGCGAGCGGCCAGCCATGAACAATAGCGGCCAGCCACCACAGCAGCACCCCCCCCCGACGGCTGCCAAGAGCCTGGCCGCTCCTCGAGCCAACATGTTGAGTGCCTCCAAGCCTTTGGCATTCTCCATCGAGCGCATCATGGCCCGGACGGCCCCGGAGCCCAAAGCCCTGCCGCTGCTGCCCCACTTCTTGCAAGGAGGGGGCCCCAAAAGCGCCGAGCAGCACGTCAAGCCGCAGCAGCAACAGGCGGAGGCGGCGCTCAGCCTGGCATCTTCCATCCCTTGCATGATCCCTTTCGTGCCGCTGGCCTACGAGCCCTTAGCCAAGGCGGGCTCGGAGCCCAGGAAGCCCCCGATGGACCCGCCGCTGCcgccctccccctcttcttcctcgtCGGCGGCGTCTTTGAGTTGCGCGCTGAGCCTCAAGCCGCCGTCGGGGGAcctgcagccgctgcagcagcactACAAGCTTGTCCGGCCCCGCGTGGTCAACCATTCCTCCTTCCACGCCCTGGGCACCCTGGGCTACTTCAGCCGCGCCACCGAGCAGCCgcaaccgccgccgccgccgtcggGCCTCAGCCTCCACCCAGTGGCGTCCTATTTCCTAGGCTCGCCGCTGCACGCCTCCTCTCCCGCCGCCTTGCACGCCCCGACGGCGCCCAAGGCCTACCTGGCGGAGAGGAACAAGCTGCACGTGTTGCCGCCCGGCCCCGACAAATACCCGACGCCGGCCTTCAAGGATTTGGCGCACGCCCAGCTGCACAGCgcggcagccgccgccgccgccgcagctgccgccgccgccgcccaccttcTGGTCACCGACAAGCTGCCCTTCAAGAACGTCGGGGCGGACTTCAGCCGCGGCTCGCCCAGCGCCAAGCCCAAAGTCTTCACCTGCGAGGTCTGCGGCAAGGCAAGTGCCGGATCCATCCCCTCTCCCAAATCCGATCCGCCAAGGCGGCCGTCGAGGCTGCTGTTTGCTGCGGCTGCTGCGCTGGCTTTCTCGCGCACCCTTTCTAATCGCGTTTCTTGTCTCTTTCTGCTTTCACTTTctgacccctccccttcccccttcaagGTCTTCAACGCGCACTACAACCTCACGCGCCACATGCCGGTGCACACGGGAGCCCGGCCCTTTGTCTGCAAGGTCTGCGGCAAAGGCTTTCGCCAGGCCAGCACACTCTGTCGCCACAAGATCATCCACACCCAGGTACCGACCGACCGCGCGCGATCACTCTCTCGTTCGCTCTCCCTCCGCTCTGCGCCCAGCAAACGCGCGGATTTCTCGACTGCCACGTACAAAGCCAGCAGCCACGCGCGGCTCCCACCCGACGGCTCCGCGCCGTGGCTCTGCAAGCCTCCTCCCTTCCTGTCCCTGGTCCGTCGAACTGGCCAGcatctgcctctctctttctgtctgagTTATAGTGTTCTGCCTCCTCGACGTGCGGAATGTTTGTCTTCTGGAGGCAGTAACTGGAAAGCGAGCTGTtcgtcgtgtgtgtgtgtgtaggggtgtgtgtgtgtgtgtgtgtgtgtgtgagagagagagagagagagagagagagagagagagagagaggagtggggGGAAGAAATACTAgtctttttccctttctccccctccccaacaataGTGCTTGGGTATTGTCCCCTAGCCACCTCTCCAAATTTcccatctctcccttttccccactGCCGCCTCTCACTCCGTCGGCTGTTTATTTCACTAGGGCCACCATCCTGAAATGCGCTTCCTCGGAAGTAAGCCCGACTAAACTCACATCCCACCAAGCGCGATTAGGCTCCGAGTTCCAGCTTCGGAAGTCTCCCTCCCCGCAACCCCGCGCGAGTCTCCAATAGACTTGAGGGGCGCTCGCCGCCAGAGTTTAAACTTAACAGGAGGAGGCCCTCTCGGGTAGCAAAGGAAGCTGATCTTCTTTCCAAGCGAAAACAGCACCTTCCTCCCCAGTTCTTgctgtcctggggggggggggggagagccaggaTTGTGCCCCGCTTGGAGAGAAGCTGCAAAACGGACTGGCATTTGATTGCGTTTGTCTCtccttaaaattaaaaaaaaaaaaaaaatacaggagaAGCCTCATAAATGCAACCAGTGCGGGAAAGCGTTTAACCGGAGCTCCACGCTGAACACGCATACGCGGATCCACGCGGGCTACAAACCTTTCGTCTGCGAGTTTTGCGGGAAAGGGTTTCACCAAAAAGGTACGACTCTGCATTCGATGGCGTCGTTGTTGTTtcagcgcgcgcgcgcacaccctTTTCCCCTCCCGTATCCGATGTTGAAAACGAATatgcttaaaaatattttttttaaacggATATCAAACGGATATTTTTTAAGCGTGTCTAAAATGTTACGCCTGCATTATTGTTTGTGTGAGCTCGGGGAGTTATGTTGCGGGAAGAGGAACGGAGGATCCCCGCTGTTATAGAAAACCAGGAGCAAAGGATATAGAGAGAGAGCTAACTATTTAGCTtctccaattgttgtttttctcgAATGGCCACTTCTGTTTAATTGGGGTGAGGGGCGAAGCATTAGTGTGGATTTAAAAACGCGAGAACGATTGCAATTATTATTGTGAGGATAATTGGGATTAACAATTTAGTTTGTGCAGGTTTATGCGGAAATAAGTGCCACTGATTTCCGTGGGCTTGCTTGGAAATAAGGCCGAAATTTCCTgaacccagtgggacttacttgtgAGGTGGCGTGTATAAGATTGAAACCCAAGGCAGCGATGACTTGCactcttacctgagagtaaacccaGTTGAGCTCGACGGcacttatttccaaataaacGAACTATAGGCTTGCAAGTGTTAACCGACGTCTTGTGAGAGTAAACTCCGAATATTCTGCACGGTTCTGTTTGTAGATGcaaattccaaaaagaaaaccCGGATCCACAACGCACCGCTTCGGATTAAGATGGTTCCACTTCGCAGAATTGCATGGAATTAACATTCCCAtcttaaatatttatttgggaagaaaatctttaaaaataaaaatcgtaGATTTTGTTTAGTACCGCATTGTGGATTATTCCAGTCCTAATTTAATCCACCCCAAAGCGGGTTGATTTCGCTGGCTaacgattttattttattttggatgagggagaaggagaggaaagggtTTTAAACCGCTTTATTATTGGAG
This region includes:
- the FEZF1 gene encoding fez family zinc finger protein 1, whose protein sequence is MNNSGQPPQQHPPPTAAKSLAAPRANMLSASKPLAFSIERIMARTAPEPKALPLLPHFLQGGGPKSAEQHVKPQQQQAEAALSLASSIPCMIPFVPLAYEPLAKAGSEPRKPPMDPPLPPSPSSSSSAASLSCALSLKPPSGDLQPLQQHYKLVRPRVVNHSSFHALGTLGYFSRATEQPQPPPPPSGLSLHPVASYFLGSPLHASSPAALHAPTAPKAYLAERNKLHVLPPGPDKYPTPAFKDLAHAQLHSAAAAAAAAAAAAAAHLLVTDKLPFKNVGADFSRGSPSAKPKVFTCEVCGKVFNAHYNLTRHMPVHTGARPFVCKVCGKGFRQASTLCRHKIIHTQEKPHKCNQCGKAFNRSSTLNTHTRIHAGYKPFVCEFCGKGFHQKGNYKNHKLTHSGEKQFKCNICNKAFHQVYNLTFHMHTHNDTKPFTCPTCGKGFCRNFDLKKHVRKLHDTNGSGGSSVAPSRSAVEPELQPPPPPPPSMLLHRP